A segment of the Zingiber officinale cultivar Zhangliang chromosome 8B, Zo_v1.1, whole genome shotgun sequence genome:
CTGCCGCCGCCTTGTCCTTAGCTCGAACTTTCAGGAGCTGCAGGTGTCGCAGCTGGTGACGGCTGCTCTGGACATGATACAGCACGCCTCTGAGTGTCTCGGTGCCGATCTTCACCGTCACCATGTAGCCGTACTCGAACTTGCCGTCGATCGATCCCGAGACCGTAAAGCTGTGAGGCCCTGCTGAAGGCGGGCGACGAGTTCGTGAATCAAGTCGATGCGGTCGCACACTGAAAAAGAAAGGTTCGGAAAGAGATCGGCAAGCGTCACCCTTGTTCGGCGGCTCATCCGAGGGCCTTTTGCGATATCTCGGAGTCCGCACGGCGCGGCGCCGGAGGCCACTTCACCGCGTTCGTCTCTATAGCTGGGAGGCGCTCTGGTTCGCGAGGAGGCTGCAACGACATCTCGAGATCTCGATCAACATGAGCAGAAACTCACAGCGTGAGAAAGAAGGGCACCTGCAGGAGGAACGAAGGCGCCGCTCGTCCGGAAGTAGCAGACCTGCTCGTAATGGTGGAGCAAGCTCAGGTAGTACCTGCGCAGCACGAAGGAGGCTCTGGTGGTGGGTGGTGGGCGGGAACTCGAACGCCGCCATCAGTTCCCGCCATTTCTTCTCCTCGATCACCTGCACTCCCCCATTGATCACAAAAACGATGCATTTACTCCTCAAATCGTAGACGAAGCAAACAAAAATCAGACCTTTGCGAGCCCTCCCCTTCGAGTCACCTCTACATACAAGAGATGCAGGTACAGCTCCTTCCCCCCGATCACCGGCACCCTCCTCCGCCAAGGAAGACTTTTGATGAAATCAATCGATTACAAAAGTGGAAACAAATACTCAGATCCGATAAAGGAAGGAGCTTTACACGAACTTAATGATCATTTCGGTCGGCGGAGTGGAAGCGGCGGAGGCTTTCCATGAACGCCGGGCTGTCTCTGGGCACTTCCTTATGCGCATGGAGCGGAGAATAGCCGGTGATCAAACTGCATCCGGCCTGGTTCCCAGGCTGAGCAACTTCCACCCAACCCGGCCCGTGGACCGGTTCGGACTGAACCCAACACGAGCCATCCCCTACCGGACCTTGCCTAATGCAGTCCAAATGCAACTGTGTCAGGCTGGATTGCCTCCATCCCGATCCGATAACGGCCATGAGGCCGTACTGCTTCTTCCCAACCGGCGCATGCAACTCCCGGTCGCCTCCCCTGTTCCTCCTGCCCTATACGCCGCCGCCGCAGGAGGCGAAGGCAGCGGCGACGCCTCCCGACTCCGTACCTTCGACTTGTTCCACAAAGATAGCGCCTTTCCCCTTCTTCCTGAAGATGCCGGCGAGGCAGAAACAGGGGAGACGCCGGCCGTCGCAGAAGCAATAGCTCCGCCTTCTCGCAGGCAGCGGCTCCGGAGGGACCACAGCAGTGCGGGACGGTGCTTCGAGGTATTCCCGTCCATCAAGGCCATGCACCGCCACCTGCAGAAGCACCGGACGTTCCGCCGCGGCCGCGATCTCTTTGGCCTTTGATCTTGCACTAAACTTCTTGAGCTTCATCTTTCACCTGGCCTTCGGATTTGAGTGTGTTCTACATGATTTCCAGAAATAAGAGCATGATTTAGTAAGTTTCTTCTTAATAAAtttcattctaaaattttaaacatcCTCGTTTAGGGGCTTCCTCGTAATttgaataatttttcttcttaatTGGTGATATTACATGTTCATATATATAGTCCTCTTTGCTCCTCCGCTAAAAATTCCATCTTTGTTGGTAGCTCTATGTCCGAATCTCCCATCCGGAAAACCCTAATTGACACTCGCGAGGAACAGCGAGGTATTTATGTCGATCCTTCTCCTGAATCTGCAATTTATTAGCTTCGTGATGCTTACACTGAGCTTGTGATCTATCGGTTTTGGGGAAATCCTTACCTGTAATTACGATTGGCTGAATCGCTTGTTTCCATTTCGGACGAGTCGTATTGTATTTAGGTTGATTTCAGCTCAAATCTTCTTACTTGATTTTGCTCGTGTGCCTACGATGAAAAGATCTGTCCGCTTGATTCGgtcaaattttatttcttttatcccCCGATTTTGAAGCTAATTTCTGttttttacttgtttttgttGATAGAACGATTCTTGCCATTGGCGTATGCGATTAGTGGTCGATTTTCTGAGACCTAAATTTTTTGGCGGAGCTTCCAGTGAGCGATCAATCATCTGCGATTGAATTTTGATAGAATTGCCGGATCGATACGTTATCATTGAGCCGTAAGTGTTAATCGGATGGGGTCTTTCGATGCTAATAACTATCTGCCTCCTCGTAAGCGTCTGCTCGCTGAACTCAGGAGGGAGAATTCCGAGTTTGATTACCTGCCGCCAGTTCCTTTTCTTCCTGGTGATCTTGGCATCCTGCTTCGCGATGTTGTTAATTCCCCGGATTCGACTCCAGAAAAGATCATAGAGGTTTCCAAATCGGTGGCTTTGGCAGCAACTGAAATTGCTGCGGCAGCAAGAAAAACTGCAATCGAGAAAGCTGCTGCAGCCACAAAGGCTAAAGCTGATGCCAAGGATGCATTGTCGTTTCTGGATTCCATGAAAAGGAATTGCAGAAAAATGTGCCCAAGCAAAAATAAAGTGAGGAAAAAATGCATCCCAATAAAACTCCTATACAAGACTTGTCATCCTTCCGGAAGTCGAGAAATTGATGAAGAAGTTCTATGTAATGGCAATTCAGAAGGGCAAATTGTTGTCTATTCCAAAGCTGACAAttttgaggaggaagaagaagaattcagTCATCAAACAAAGAAACAACAAAATGAGTCTGTGTTCAGACCAGTAACTGGCAGTAGGAAAGTGAGAATTAAACGAAAGAAGTTGCCTTTGAGTCGATGCAATTTTAGAGATAAAGTAGAGCTAAAAAAATCTGACAATCTTTCTCCTTCCAAGAAAGAATCAAATTTAGATTCTGCAGAGAGTGATATGTCTTCAGATGATACAGAAGTGGTGGTTCCTGATGGTGGAGTCCCATCGAAGATTACTTCCTCTTGGAAATGCAAGAAGATCAGAGCATCACAGTGTTCTTCAGATAGCAATATGTTGAAAGCTTTATGTTAATGATCCTTCAGCAACCACTTTCTCTATCGGGTATTCGTACCGTAACTATGCCCACGAGATGAGTTTTTGGAGCATCTTCAGTATCTTCATCATTCGGAATCAGTCTTCACCCTTTTCTTCTACAAGATGCTTGCTTCATATCTTATGTGCAATAGCCACTTGCTTGTGTTTCTTCTAATGCTTCACTTCATGTTATTATTTCAAGTACAGTACGTTTGTGTTATTCATATTTCCAAATCAATGATATATCTATTACTAGTATCGATCGATGATGGCTTACTGAGAATCTGATATATGTTATGTTTTCTACAGTGTTAACTAATATTGATTGTGATACTCCATTGTATGGACAAATTTGATTGTATATCTTTAGTCATTTTTAACACTAATTGCATTTCCTTTGAAGGACTACTAATCGCTGATTATTTGATCCTGCAAAGTGTATCCATGCATCAACTGCAATCAGAGGCTTGCCGATCAGATATAAAACCAGGTGATACATATAACTTCCTTTATATCGATCTTGATTAAATTTGTCATCTAACTAATATTAACTTAAACATGACTTTTCATAAGTTAGAGATTGATTAGCCTGTACAGTCAttttgtgctcatagatgattcGATAAAGCCCCAATATACTGATTTGGTATTTTTGGTCGTTGTGTAATCGATAGTGTTCTATCTAGTTGATTTGAGAAACCTTCTAGTCCACAAAGAGTTGAAGGAATGATAGAATAGAAAGGATTGTTTTTtcgattttatctttttttttttcaaaagacaaAAGAAATTTATTTTCTCCTGCTTTCTCATACTCTttttatgaataaataaaatacttaCAAATCTCAATATTTAACTCCATGAAAACTTATTCACGTTCATTTGATAgtataaaatataaaaacaaataaatttaatcaattgtgagtttggctcgtttatataAATGTGCATGAATAGAATTTATAGTTTGGGGTGTCTTCTTAATTTTTTAGTAGGTAAAAATTGAGTTTCAATTTCGATGAATTATaacagatattttttttaaaattttttttttaatgaatagtTAACATAGGAACATTGAGTTATCTATTGTAAATTAATGTTGATAATCGATAGAAAATTTTCGTGGAGCGATCACTAGATTAGTTAGTGTAAACTAAATATCTTCATAAACaagttataaatatttttttattagtttatataaatattaatttatgattttttttattttaattaaattataaggaTAAAAATATCTCTACCCGAGTTAAAATTAATTGGGTTGAAGCTTAATTGTTTACTCACGAGCTTAAGCTTCATGAATACTTTAATAaatattctttaaatttttaattgagctATCAACGTTTATTCTTATAATTTATGCTAAAATTTTATCATTTGAAATTTAtactatttctttatttttaatatattatgaaTATTCAATttgaaataacataaaaatatatgaaaatatatttattttttaataattaacttttttttataggTTATTCATAAATTATTCACGAATATtcatgaaattattttttttataatccaaaTATTCAGGATCTtattaattttggaggtggccGATTTGGCCAACGAAAATTTCCCGTCCACCatttaaaaaaatcaagaagTATAGATGAGTCTTGATAGACAACCTAATATCATAGTTAATTCGAAGTCTTTAAGGGTATGTTTGATTCAAGTTATCATTCATAATCTTAGTTAAGTGATTATCAattaatcacataattaaaattatagagaaTAAAATTTAACTTATGTCATTTGGTTCTATTCTAGATAATGTAATAAAAACTAGTTTGTCTAAAGATTTTAGTATATAATCTAGTTTTATATTTACTATTTTACCCCTAGTGGAATCATAGATATTTTTATAAgtaaatcaatttaatatttggttgattttaaaaaattaaattaaaatattaatattaatattaatattaataataggtTGAtgatatatttaataaataaataaaattgatttataaatttttttgatCGACAATCAAATagcattaatatatttttttttaaataacaacacTAATTTCTATTAGATATCATAATGTCTAGAATACATGGTGTAGGAGTGGGAGGCCAAGCTCACATCTACAATATATGTAACTGCACCTTTTCCCATCAGTTAAAAGATGTGAACTCTTATATTTCTGAACAACAAAGGAATAAGAAAACATGTGTAAAAACATATAGGCCCCTATTCAACTGGTAGGCAACTCTCTCGCATCACGAAACCTTCACTTTGCACTTTTCACCAAACAAACATTAGCACATCAGTGTGAAGGACTTAAGGCAGCAAGAGCATTTCAGTATATGATAGTCAGGGATCATCTGGTCTCTCGAAATGACAAACTTTATATCGGGAGCATGTTTTCAAAACTCCGAGGCTTGCAAGTGAAGGGTTATCCGAAACCTCTTGAGGGCATATCTGCTGAATGAGCTTAGTCAAAGGAGACCGGCATAAATAGGCATAGCATAGGATCAACAAGTCCATTCGAAAGGACATCAAGCTTCAACAGGATCATGAATTCCATTCGGAAGGACATCAGGATTCAGATAGATTAATCTGTTATATCAGTTGAGACAAAGAGCTGGAGGTCTTACGGGGTCAAAAGTAGCTGGATGAGCCCGAGAGCAAATCAAACACGTCAATGGGTGTCAGCTAAGTTGTTCCACCAACAATCAACTCTATGCCAGATCTACCGTATTCTGCAACTGCTTCCATAGCCTCCCGAGCCTTAGACGTTTAAAAAAGTAGGTGTTAGCCTTGACAGTGTGCAAAACATCTTAAATTGCTGAACTCAATTTTCCTACATTGGTGCTAAAATGATGTATTGAAAAGCGACTTAGAATAGGATAATGCATCCACCAACAATGCCCAAATCTGCCATGCTCAAAGACCATAGAATGGCCCTAAGTCCAAGACAAAACTAAATAACCAGGTAGCTAAATTGATGCCAAAGAAGAAACAAAAAGGAAGCGACCGTACCTCAGACTTTTCATGCCACCCGCGACAAAAACGAAAAGAACACTTTGAACTAAATAACGAGTGATCTTATTCGAAAGTGGGAATGTGGAATGCTGGGATAGTGGGAGTATGGAACGCTGGGATGTGGTGACTTCGTTGATCTGTTATAGATCTCGTTCTATTCTATAAAGTAAGTCATGTCAGTGTCGAGTCAAAAAAGGGATCCTCGGCATtggtcctccgacactcaagtcactCATCGGAAATGTAGAACGAAAACGAAGCAACGATAACGTAGGCGCAAACAATGAATAACGCGTACCTTCGTCAatgatggaccccctttatatagagccctgatGAACGACATGCACGCTTCTCGAGATGTGAGCACATCTTTCAATATGTCTTATGAAAGGCCCCCGTCGGGAAAGTGCTTCTAGCACCATACCTTAACAAGACATGCATATCCCTGGCAAGATAatagaagcttccaccgtatgatctgcCTATCGACCATGCCTCatgtcagcgacactatctcccaaaaagATGTTGAGAGATACTATGGTGGCCCCGGTGTTTGACCGAGCGAGGTAGCCTCTCGGCTGGGACTCCTCCGCTCCGTCCATGGTCAGGTCCCGCTACTTGGCAGAGCGGAGTAGTCGCTCGGTCGGGACTCCACTCTGTCGTCCTCAGTTGTTCTTCCCTGCGGTGACTGTGTAGCAACATGCCCTCCCTCGTTCAAACAAGCTATCTGATCTCCTTTAGCGTTTTGCTCCGTACTGAGCGCCGACTGTCTTATATATTTTCCCGAGCTGAATGGGTGATCCGCTTGGGCATGTCTCTCGCCGGTCAGACCCTGACTGACCCGACCGATCGTTGCAATTATCTTCTGGTTGACCTTTTGACATCCtaacgttgaccaccttgactttgacatcCACCTTGACAGTTGACTTCGTAACAAGTGGACCTCCCTCTATCGTCACATCAACCAAGGGCAGatccgggggggggggggcatgTGGTGGAACCCCTAGTATTATAGGCAGTTGCGAATCTAAGGGGGAGCGGGGGTGCGCTTCAGCACCCCCTTGCTtcccaaaaatttcaccagtatgtTGCAGTCCGAGGGGCAGCGAGAAGAAAGACAAGCTCCAACTCTCTTCTTTGAGCACCCTCTTCTTTTTTTATCTGGATCCGCCACTGATTATAGGGTTCCACCGATAGAGATGAAAGATATCGCTCCTTGTTAATCATGATTATCCCTTCATACTTGAATTTTTTGATCAACCATTGACATCAACaagcaaaaattaaacagaaCCTAACTAAATGAAACTAAAGAAAACTACATGATCACCCAATCAAGGAAATTACATAAAATACATTCATTGTCTTAATCAATAGCTTTGGTGTAAGTACAAAAGGAAAAACGGGTAACAAGACAATgctaaaataaataagtttagaCAGAAATTCATCAGATCCTCATTATCTAGGGAGTTCGTcccatcattttaaaaaaaaaaaattgaacgttAACTAATCAAATGAATATAAATGAATTTTTATCAAACCTAACATCAAAGTTGTTCAAGAATAATATACtttttggagaaaaaaaaaagtttagtgTTCAAGCCCATTTATCGCTCCTGTAACTCTCCGTCAATTAGGCCTATCGGGCTTTACGTTAATGGGCCCATCCATATCTGTATATCATGTACGAACGCTGGCCTGTAAACGCAAGGGTGGCGCACTCGCTCCTTGGCTGCATCAGATCACAGCAAGGGTTTCGTCTCCGGTCTCCACTTCCAATTACGCTCTCGACTTCGCCGATCGCATACCACATCGAGGCTTCTTGATCGGGCCGGCCAATGGAGACCCTCCCGTCGGCGGCGGAGCGACAGCAGCTCGTCTCCTCCTTCCTCGAGATCGCCGTCGGCCAGACCGCCGATACCGCTACGCAATTTCTTGAGGTTTTCTCTTGTGTTCGCTCGCTCTTGATCCATCCATGTATGCCAGGTGTTTTAGGGCGATGATTCctcaaaattgagttttt
Coding sequences within it:
- the LOC122014790 gene encoding uncharacterized protein LOC122014790, with product MGSFDANNYLPPRKRLLAELRRENSEFDYLPPVPFLPGDLGILLRDVVNSPDSTPEKIIEVSKSVALAATEIAAAARKTAIEKAAAATKAKADAKDALSFLDSMKRNCRKMCPSKNKVRKKCIPIKLLYKTCHPSGSREIDEEVLCNGNSEGQIVVYSKADNFEEEEEEFSHQTKKQQNESVFRPVTGSRKVRIKRKKLPLSRCNFRDKVELKKSDNLSPSKKESNLDSAESDMSSDDTEVVVPDGGVPSKITSSWKCKKIRASQCSSDSNMLKALC